The following coding sequences lie in one Trichoderma breve strain T069 chromosome 1, whole genome shotgun sequence genomic window:
- a CDS encoding subtilase family domain-containing protein, translated as MASEPDFDDDFFLDRNHADVHREGEDEHERRFREACREIKDIRRHFDESDVDEFFTKYGDVVNQRSKKTTANLLHTLVDVVTHNEVQPKHIEILVRRVVENFPDLLTHPNEETYNPIFLAIKASQKGSHDELVDYMITTCASKTEDTPHGRSLNYALSMKMKDGKTCLHLAIAKQLSPKTIKALIEYASDEALAVQDEDGKTPMHHATLFKSCTDTGIELIKLFLERDIRIRQSKLRPPKTFLDATDNSGASVYWQLQTNKTSVTNAYNDWLAKKLSADTSKKSQQPIHRERAKASLIGDNTPQMGSRLSRSSAFVEPVDRNGQDYEVSILDIREKERGMKKDDRFTQPAMSTIAAEIKKRGAENRNTSQDRSNMLNGGYSGMGGFVDDRNIPEITPNISLKRRGTENLETTQGKEKERVASNSNSAPKKPNSSEFMPVLIKNSNAILLDLKIHYLRTRSTELAISFLHGSNMQDIHISFDYDSLPRKLLWHEFLKRFGSSKSGRLTFDNVLQYVTLPRVSVNVTGRLADIEREAEEESGLRQIGALGRKDAKYFLDWLFDKGVRHIISLSVEDGGRSDEKVHSDQVIQESLERLIVEHLDWQKIDLDPETILRVGCKIIQQDGSYTISESDQISTPLVSQHLRQLSLRWSGSNAVLRSWSEPDGLVLLPQLQKIKLVKPSPAKDYDSPQWISRIVNDFQKRLNSNRKTIRDRLFTASDTESTSLNMTYGSVEVTMVNSDNEEEKISTSDTELPFTTPSIVRDVNPHKWLDTTARFASEMTPFWQKTVKEFLSAKGNPATTEGVETDVIVALIDDGVDMFDTALSDRVVEGKSFDYHDGKVRPPFSSAQGHGTVMASMILSMCPMAKVYPIRLRTHLNANGKRNIDADYAAQAIQAALNKKATIISMSWTLPMPKDKSGSKSRLHTVLQKAVDRKVLMFCSAPDDGKFTELDYPSGPWPDHFFRIGAAAADGTIFKWTPDVGITYVLPGVEVVVNRSLHARERLTKRVGDVEYETGSSVATALAAGLAAMIIYCIKASILSTKLVNQNRDPIVGIAIADNDANMIANPEAMKRAFARLGRVTSANFIQIWEKLDHVSDTLEVLNGRELKPEERLKYLKQFIDFGCDLASSIRA; from the exons ATGGCTTCGGAACCAGATTTTGACGACGATTTTTTCCTGGACAGGAACCATGCGGATGTTCATCGAGAAGGGGAGGATGAGCATGAGCGACGCTTCAGAGAGGCGTGTAGGGAAATAAAAGACATCAGAAGGCATTTTGACGAAAGTGATGTTGACGAGTTCTTCACTAAATATGGCGATGTTGTTAATCAGCGCTCGAAGAAAACTACGGCCAATCTTCTCCACACGCTTGTCGACGTGGTTACGCACAATGAAGTTCAACCAAAACACATTGAGATTCTAGTCCGAAGAGTGGTTGAGAATTTTCCGGATTTGCTGACGCATCCAAATGAGGAGACATATAATCCAATTTTCCTGGCGATCAAAGCCTCTCAAAAAGGCTCTCACGATGAGCTGGTCGATTATATGATAACAACGTGTGCTTCGAAAACGGAGGACACTCCGCATGGGCGGTCACTCAATTACGCTTTGAgtatgaagatgaaggatggcAAAACCTGTCTTCATCTTGCGATAGCAAAGCAGCTGAGCCCAAAGACAATCAAGGCACTTATTGAGTATGCCAGTGACGAGGCCCTGGCTGTgcaagacgaggatggcaaGACGCCAATGCATCATGCGACGCTCTTTAAGAGTTGCACAGATACTGGAATAGAGCTCATTAAGCTCTTTCTTGAGAGAGACATTCGAATAAGGCAATCTAAACTCAGACCTCCAAAGACGTTTCTTGATGCCACTGATAATAGTGGTGCGTCAGTCTATTGGCAACTTCAGACGAATAAAACCTCTGTCACCAATGCCTACAATGACTGGTTAGCAAAGAAACTATCGGCAGATACTAGTAAAAAGAGCCAACAGCCTATTCACAGAGAGCGCGCCAAAGCATCGCTAATTGGAGATAATACGCCTCAGATGGGTTCAAGGCTTTCAAGATCTAGCGCATTTGTTGAACCTGTTGACCGAAACGGTCAAGATTATGAGGTTAGCATTCTTGATATCCGGGAAAAAGAACGCggaatgaagaaagatgatCGTTTCACGCAACCTGCAATGTCTACAATAGCTGCTGAGATAAAGAAGCGCGGAGCGGAGAACCGAAACACTAGTCAGGATCGATCAAATATGCTCAATGGAGGGTATTCAGGTATGGGAGGGTTTGTAGATGATAGAAACATCCCAGAAATTACACCCAATATCTCACTCAAACGGAGAGGTACGGAAAATCTGGAGACAActcaaggcaaagagaaggaaagagTGGCTTCTAATTCTAATTCGGCTCCAAAGAAGCCTAACTCATCTGAATTTATGCCGGTCCTGATCAAAAACTCGAATGCTATACTCCTCGATCTGAAAATCCATTATCTGAGGACTAGAAGCACTGAATTAGCAATATCCTTCTTACATGGCTCCAACATGCAAG ACATACATATCAGCTTCGACTATGATAGTTTACCAAGGAAATTGCTTTGGCACGAATTTCTTAAACGTTTTGGTTCGTCCAAGAGTGGTCGCCTCACCTTTGACAATGTACTTCAATATGTGACACTTCCAAGGGTTTCAGTCAATGTCACAGGCCGACTTGCAGATATTGAgcgagaagcagaagaagaatctgGATTGCGCCAAATTGGGGCCCTCGGGCGCAAAGATGCAAAGTATTTTCTTGACTGGCTGTTTGATAAGGGTGTACGACATATTATCAGTCTGTCCGTGGAAGACGGTGGACGATCTGACGAGAAGGTCCATAGCGATCAAGTTATTCAAGAGTCACTTGAGAGACTAATCGTTGAGCATCTCGATTGGCAAAAGATTGACTTGGACCCTGAGACGATACTACGCGTGGGGTGTAAAATTATTCAGCAAGACGGCTCATATACGATATCTGAGAGTGACCAAATAAGTACTCCACTGGTATCGCAGCATCTGAGACAACTTTCTTTGAGGTGGAGCGGCAGCAATGCTGTGCTTCGTTCTTGGAGCGAACCTGATGGGCTCGTTCTGTTACCGCAATtgcaaaaaataaaattggTTaagccatctccagccaAG GATTATGATAGCCCGCAATGGATTAGTAGAATTGTGAACGACTTTCAAAAAAGGCTTAATTCTAACAGAAAGACAATCCGAGATCGTTTGTTTACGGCTTCAGATACGGAGAGCACATCGCTTAACATGACATATGGAAGTGTTGAAGTTACGATGGTCAACTCGgacaatgaagaagagaaaatttCGACATCCGACACTGAGCTTCCATTTACAACGCCATCCATTGTCAGAGATGTCAACCCGCACAAATGGCTGGACACCACCGCAAGATTCGCAAGTGAAATGACCCCATTCTGGCAGAAAACAGTCAAAGAATTTCTTTCAGCAAAAGGCAACCCGGCCACTACTGAGGGAGTAGAAACCGATGTCATCGTGGCGCTAAtagatgatggcgtcgacaTGTTTGACACGGCCCTTTCCGACAGGGTGGTTGAGGGTAAGAGTTTTGACTATCATGACGGGAAGGTCAGGCCTCcgttttcttcagctcaaggccatgggACTGTCATGGCTAGCATGATCCTAAGCATGTGTCCGATGGCCAAAGTGTATCCAATACGGCTCAGGACACATCTTAATGCCAACGGAAAGAGAAATATTGACGCAGACTATGCAGCGCAG GCTATACAAGCTGCTTTAAATAAGAAGGCTACTATCATCTCAATGTCTTGGACGTTACCAATGCCAAAGGATAAGAGTGGATCGAAATCTCGAT TACACACTGTTCTACAAAAGGCCGTCGACAGAAAAGTGCTCATGTTTTGCTCAGCGCCTGATGATGGGAAATTTACAGAGCTAGACTATCCCAGCGGTCCATGGCCCGACCATTTCTTCCGCATTGGCGCTGCAGCGGCAGATGGAACTATTTTCAAATGGACTCCCGACGTTGGCATCACGTACGTTTTGCCAGGCGTTGAAGTGGTTGTGAACCGCAGTCTACACGCTAGAGAAAGACTTACCAAACGTGTTGGTGACGTCGAGTACGAGACAGGATCCAGCGTCGCTACCGCACTCGCAGCTGGTCTTGCTGCCATGATCATTTACTGCATCAAAGCGAGTATCTTGTCGACGAAGTTGGTGAACCAAAACAGAGATCCGATTGTGGGAATTGCCATTGCGGACAACGATGCAAATATGATTGCGAATCCTGAAGCAATGAAGAGGGCATTTGCTCGCCTGGGTCGGGTCACGAGTGCCAACTTTATTCAAATctgggagaagctggatcATGTTAGCGATACTCTTGAAGTTTTGAACGGGAGAGAGCTGAAACCAGAGGAAAGGCTGAAATATCTGAAGCAATTTATTGACTTTGGATGTGACCTTGCAAGTTCGATCCGAGCGTAA
- a CDS encoding nmrA-like family domain-containing protein — MSSSIETVIVLGGSGNLGTLVVSALVNAGFKVSAAVRQSSTATYPESVTVHKTDYSKDALVSIFQGQDAVVSCIPRTQVADQKTVVDACVSAGVKRFLPSEYGGDTTLPDIEKRISFTAGKKEFGEYLVGKESEGLTWTRVFTGPFFDWMLTQSARQFKLDMGVMGWDLEMFKVTIFDSGDQEFSCTNIKTVAEAIASVLKHENATKNQNVYVSSFPRLTQNEVLAALEGLSGRKFEVTQASTEDLAAKGEARIKRGEWVQGYIETVSASCYAPWGYNTFGDRAEQWNAVLELPKEDLEDTLTRVLRMSGTV; from the exons ATGTCAAGCAGCATCGAAACGGTCATTGTTCTAGGA GGGTCTGGAAATCTAGGCACTCTTGTTGTCTCGGCCCTCGTCAATGCCGGTTTCAAGGTTTCAGCGGCTGTCCGGCAATCCTCAACGGCGACTTATCCTGAGTCAGTGACAGTCCACAAAACTGACTACTCGAAAGATGCTCTTGTTTCAATTTTCCAAGGACAAGATGCAGTGGTTTCCTGCATTCCTCGGACACAAGTTGCGGATCAAAAGACGGTAGTTGATGCCTGTGTCAGTGCCGGCGTAAAGCGCTTTCTACCAAGTGAATATGGTGGCGATACTACACTGCCAGATATTGAGAAACGCATCTCATTTACTGCcggaaaaaaagagtttgGGGAATACCTCGTAGGGAAAGAATCGGAGGGTCTTACTTGGACCAGGGTTTTCACTGGCCCGTTCTTCGATTGG ATGCTCACGCAATCTGCGCGACAATTTAAACTCGACATGGGTGTAATGGGCTGGGATCTCGAGATGTTTAAAGTTACCATATTTGACTCTGGCGATCAAGAATTCAGCTGCACAAACATAAAAACCGTTGCAGAGGCTATTGCTTCCGTGCTCAAGCATGAAAATGCTACCAAGAATCAAAACGTTTACGTGAGCTCGTTTCCGCGGCTGACCCAAAATGAAGTATTGGCGGCTCTCGAGGGACTTTCTGGCAGAAAATTTGAGGTAACCCAAGCTTCCACTGAAGATCTTGCGGCAAAGGGTGAAGCACGCATTAAGCGCGGTGAGTGGGTACAAGGATATATTGAAACTGTATCGGCCTCTTGCTATGCGCCTTGGGGTTATAACACATTTGGCGATCGTGCTGAACAATGGAATGCCGTCTTGGAGCTGCCCAAAGAGGATCTAGAAGACACCTTGACACGAGTCTTAAGAATGAGTGGTACGGTTTAG